One Amphiprion ocellaris isolate individual 3 ecotype Okinawa chromosome 5, ASM2253959v1, whole genome shotgun sequence genomic region harbors:
- the tkta gene encoding transketolase produces the protein MEDYHKPDQQTVQALRNIAHRLRINSIKATTAAGSGHPTSCCSVAEIMSVLFFHTMKYRPEDPRNFNNDRFILSKGHAAPALYSMWVETGFLKESELLSLCQVDSNLEGHPTPKQQFVDVATGSLGQGLGVACGMAYTGKYFDKSSYRVYCLLGDGEMSEGAVWEAMSFASYYQLDNLVAIMDINRLGQSDPAPLQHHVEKYQKRCEAFGWHAIIVDGHSVEELCKALSQPRHQPTAIIAKTIKGKGIPAAEDKLGWHAKPLPKDMAEMVMKDMQSRIMNSSKHLYPPAPIEDSPPVSLRNIRMPSAPSYKPGEKIATRKAYGMALAKLGRYNERVVALDGDTNNLTYSEIFKNEHPNRFVECYVAQQNMVSVAMGCAVRERNVVFASTLASFFTRAYDQLRMAAISESNINLCGSHCGLSTGEEGPSLMGLEDMAMFRALPTSTIFYPSDGVSTEKAVELAATTRGVCYIRTSRQDSAIIYNSNEDFHVGQAKVVYQSKEDQVTVVAAGVTLHEALAAAEHLKKERISVRVIDPFTIKPLDIKTISDHTRATRGRILTVEDHYYEGGLGEAVSSAMVNESGFSLHRLAVSHVPRSGKPHELLKIYGIDRDAIAQAIRKMLSSSTNAK, from the exons ATGGAGGATTACCACAAACCTGACCAGCAGACAGTGCAGGCGCTGAGGAACATCGCCCACCGCCTTCGAATCAACTCCATCAAGGCAACGACTGCAGCGGGCAGTGG ACACCCCACATCATGCTGCAGTGTGGCAGAGATCATGTCTGTGCTTTTCTTCCACACTATGAAATATCGCCCTGAAGACCCGAGGAACTTCAACAACGACCGTTTCATCCTGTCTAAG GGTCACGCTGCTCCTGCTTTGTACTCCATGTGGGTTGAAACAGGCTTCCTGAAGGAGAGCGAGCTGCTCAGTTTGTGCCAGGTTGATTCTAACCTGGAGGGCCACCCAACCCCT AAGCAACAATTTGTGGATGTAGCTACTGGATCCTTGGGGCAGGGTCTTGGTGTGGCCTGTGGAATGGCTTACACTGGAAAATACTTTGACAAATCCAG TTATCGTGTTTACTGCCTGCTGGGGGATGGTGAGATGTCAGAGGGTGCTGTCTGGGAGGCCATGTCATTTGCTTCCTACTACCAACTTGACAACCTGGTGGCCATCATGGACATCAACCGTCTGGGTCAGAGCGACCCTGCGCCTCTGCAGCATCACGTAGAGAAATATCAGAAGCGCTGTGAAGCTTTTGG ctggcATGCCATCATTGTGGATGGACACAGCGTGGAAGAGCTTTGCAAGGCTCTGAGCCAGCCCCGCCATCAACCCACTGCCATCATTGCTAAAACCATCAAGGGCAAAGGCATTCCAG CTGCAGAGGATAAGCTGGGCTGGCACGCCAAACCTCTGCCCAAAGACATGGCCGAGATGGTTATGAAGGATATGCAGAGCCGCATCATGAATAGCAGCAAGCACCTGTACCCACCCGCTCCCATCGAGGACTCCCCACCCGTCAGCCTGAGAAACATCAGGATGCCAAGCGCACCCAGCTACAAACCTGGAGAGAAG ATTGCTACACGGAAGGCATATGGGATGGCACTGGCCAAGTTGGGCCGCTACAATGAGCGTGTTGTAGCCCTTGATGGAGACACCAACAACCTCACCTACTCAGAGATCTTTAAAAATGAGCATCCCAACCGCTTTGTTGAGTGCTACGTCGCTCAGCAGAACATG GTCAGTGTTGCTATGGGATGTGCTGTCCGTGAGAGGAACGTTGTATTTGCCAGCACTCTTGCTTCCTTTTTCACTCGCGCCTACGATCAGCTTCGCATGGCAGCGATCTCAGAGAGCAACATCAACCTGTGCGGCTCCCACTGTGGTCTGTCCACTG GAGAGGAAGGCCCCTCTCTGATGGGTCTGGAAGACATGGCTATGTTCAGGGCCCTTCCCACCTCAACCATTTTCTATCCCAGTGATGGTGTGTCTACAGAGAAGGCTGTGGAACTGGCTGCAACCACAAGG GGAGTTTGCTACATCCGAACCAGTCGCCAAGACAGTGCTATCATCTATAACAGCAACGAGGACTTCCATGTTGGACAGGCAAAG GTGGTGTACCAGAGCAAGGAGGACCAGGTGACTGTGGTGGCAGCTGGAGTGACTTTGCATGAGGCTCTTGCTGCCGCTGAACATCTAAAGAAAG AGAGGATCTCCGTCAGAGTCATCGACCCATTCACAATCAAACCACTGGACATCAAAACCATCAGCGACCACACACGTGCCACCAGAGGACGAATCCTCACTGTAGAGGACCACTACTACGAAG GTGGTCTTGGGGAAGCAGTGTCCTCAGCAATGGTCAATGAATCTGGCTTCAGTCTGCACCGTCTGGCTGTGTCCCACGTTCCCCGCAGTGGCAAACCACATGAGCTGCTCAAGATCTACGGCATCGACCGTGACGCCATCGCCCAGGCCATCCGCAAGATGCTCAGCAGCTCTACCAATGCCAAGTAA
- the LOC111571958 gene encoding protein bicaudal D homolog 2-like isoform X1: MSMEEQEYPDAVLVTEAGPQWLRAEVERLTRELRETTHEKIQAAEYGLAVLEEKQQLKQRFDELETEYETVRQELDQLKEAFGQAYSTHRKVAADGESREESLILESASKEALYQQKVLELQNELRQAKASLCSAQAENDRLSSIALEMRENSDLAELQRSQLRDDIREYKVREARLLQDYSELEEENISLQKQVSVLRQNQVEFEGLKHEIRRLEEDSQCLHSQLEEAMRLREIAERQLTEALETIKTEREQKATLRKELSHYMTIGGSVYSSSFNISIDNPKLHEDPSTITDPDNDDLIRGFENGLVKAGESDEDDRTAVNKRGEAFKPAPSLVDDLLSELNISEIQKLKQQLVQVDREKAALISSLQESQKQLEQAYGTVSEQKETVNRLTENLSAMRKLQASKERQSALDSEKDRDSHDDGDYYELDINGPEILQCKYTVAVSEAGELRQELKTLRARYEECRTQYEDERARLESDVQDLRSKLMSLEKTSQADKAEVARLEKELRLVSEAAGESLGSLNVAQDELIAFSEELANLYNHVCMCNNETPNRVMLDYYKEGKAWVRRGQEGKEHQSVLLTNGLISETEPGKLGSNSTTVTAAPEHRPEPMNIYNLVAIIRDQIRHLQQAVDRTTELSRQRLANLELSTVADKDKEACMEEILKLKSLLSTKREQIATLRAVLKANKQTAEVALANLKSKYDSEKAMVTETMMKLRNELKALKEDAATFSSLRAMFATRCDEYVTQLDDMQRQLAAAEDEKKTLNSLLRMAIQQKLALTQRLEDLEFDHEQARRNSATVGGKAKTKGKGASSNHH, translated from the exons ATGTCTATGGAGGAGCAGGAATATCCCGACGCGGTTCTGGTGACAGAAGCCGGGCCGCAGTGGCTCCGGGCCGAAGTGGAGCGTCTTACCCGGGAGCTCCGAGAGACGACCCATGAGAAGATCCAGGCGGCGGAGTACGGGCTGGCGGtgctggaggagaagcagcagctcaAGCAGAGATTTGATGAGTTGGAGACGGAGTACGAGACGGTCCGACAGGAGCTGGACCAGCTGAAGGAG GCCTTTGGACAAGCTTACTCAACCCACAGGAAGGTGGCGGCAGACGGTGAAAGCAGGGAAGAGTCATTGATCCTGGAGTCTGCCAGTAAGGAGGCTCTCTACCAGCAGAAGGTTCTAGAGTTGCAAAATGAGCTTCGACAGGCCAAAGCTTCCCTCTGCAGTGCACAAGCTGAAAATGACCGCCTGTCATCCATTGCCCTGGAGATGAGAGAG AACTCAGATCTGGCAGAGCTGCAGCGCAGTCAGCTGCGAGATGACATCAGAGAGTACAAGGTTCGGGAGGCTCGACTGCTGCAGGACTACAGTGAATTGGAGGAGGAGAACATCTCCCTTCAGAAACAAGTGTCTGTGCTGAGACAGAACCAG GTGGAATTTGAAGGTCTAAAGCATGAGATTCGCCGTCTGGAGGAGGACTCCCAGTGTCTACACAGCCAACTGGAGGAAGCCATGCGTCTGAGAGAAATCGCTGAGCGACAGCTGACGGAAGCTTTAGAGACCATCAAGACAGAGCGTGAGCAGAAAGCCACCCTGCGCAAAGAGCTCTCCCACTATATGACCATCGGTGGCTCTGTGTACAGCAGCTCTTTTAATATCTCCATCGATAACCCTAAACTGCATGAGGATCCCTCCACCATCACTGACCCTGACAACGATGATCTAATTAGAGGCTTTGAGAACGGCTTGGTCAAGGCAGGTGAAAGTGATGAAGACGACAGAACTGCAGTGAACAAGAGAGGAGAGGCCTTTAAGCCGGCTCCGAGCCTGGTGGACGACCTGCTGAGTGAACTCAACATCTCTGAGATACAGAAACTGAAGCAACAGCTTGTGCAG gTTGACCGAGAAAAAGCGGCTCTGATCAGCTCTCTGCAGGAGAGCCAGAAGCAGCTGGAACAGGCCTATGGCACTGTGTCTGAACAAAAGGAAACAGTCAACAGGCTGACTGAAAATCTTAGTGCAATGAGAAAACTGCAGGCTAGTAAGGAGCGCCAGTCTGCCCTTGACAGTGAGAAAGACAGGGACAGCCATGATGACGGAGACTACTACGAGCTGGACATCAACGGACCTGAGATTCTGCAGTGTAAATACACAGTGGCAGTGTCCGAGGCTGGAGAATTGAGGCAAGAGCTGAAGACGCTGAGGGCACGGTATGAGGAGTGTCGCACCCAGTATGAAGATGAACGAGCACGGTTGGAAAGCGATGTCCAAGACTTGAGGTCAAAGTTGATGTCGCTGGAGAAGACCAGCCAAGCAGATAAAGCAGAGGTGGCTCGTCTGGAGAAAGAGCTCCGTCTGGTCAGTGAGGCTGCTGGAGAATCACTTGGCAGTCTTAATGTGGCTCAAGATGAGCTCATAGCGTTCAGCGAAGAACTGGCCAATCTCTACAaccatgtgtgtatgtgcaacAATGAGACACCTAACCGTGTCATGCTGGACTACTACAAGGAAGGCAAGGCTTGGGTAAGGAGGGGACAAGAAGGGAAAGAGCACCAATCAGTACTTCTCACTAATGGGTTGATCAGTGAGACTGAACCTGGAAAGTTAGGCTCCAACAGCACCACAGTTACTGCAGCCCCAGAGCACCGCCCTGAACCCATGAATATCTATAACCTCGTAGCCATCATCAGGGACCAGATCCGCCATCTGCAGCAGGCAGTGGACCGCACCACAGAACTCTCACGTCAGAGACTTGCCAATCTGGAGCTGAGCACCGTggcagacaaagacaaagaagctTGCATGGAAGAGATTCTCAAACTGAAATCCCTGCTCAGCACCAAAAGGGAACAGATTGCCACTCTGAGAGCTGTGCTCAAGGCTAACAAACAG ACAGCTGAGGTTGCTCTGGCCAACCTCAAGAGTAAGTATGACAGTGAGAAGGCCATGGTGACAGAGACTATGATGAAGCTCCGTAATGAACTCAAGGCTCTGAAGGAGGATGCTGCTACCTTCTCTTCTCTTCGAGCCATGTTTGCTACAAG aTGTGATGAGTATGTGACCCAGCTGGATGACATGCAGAGGCAGCTGGCTGCAGCTGAGGATGAGAAGAAGACGCTGAATTCTCTGTTGCGTATGGCCATACAGCAGAAACTGGCATTAACTCAGCGCCTAGAGGACTTGGAGTTTGACCATGAGCAGGCGCGCCGCAACAGCGCCACAGTGGGAGGCAAGGCCAAAACAAAAGGCAAAGGAGCCTCATCTAACCATCAT TAA
- the LOC111571958 gene encoding protein bicaudal D homolog 2-like isoform X2: MRENSDLAELQRSQLRDDIREYKVREARLLQDYSELEEENISLQKQVSVLRQNQVEFEGLKHEIRRLEEDSQCLHSQLEEAMRLREIAERQLTEALETIKTEREQKATLRKELSHYMTIGGSVYSSSFNISIDNPKLHEDPSTITDPDNDDLIRGFENGLVKAGESDEDDRTAVNKRGEAFKPAPSLVDDLLSELNISEIQKLKQQLVQVDREKAALISSLQESQKQLEQAYGTVSEQKETVNRLTENLSAMRKLQASKERQSALDSEKDRDSHDDGDYYELDINGPEILQCKYTVAVSEAGELRQELKTLRARYEECRTQYEDERARLESDVQDLRSKLMSLEKTSQADKAEVARLEKELRLVSEAAGESLGSLNVAQDELIAFSEELANLYNHVCMCNNETPNRVMLDYYKEGKAWVRRGQEGKEHQSVLLTNGLISETEPGKLGSNSTTVTAAPEHRPEPMNIYNLVAIIRDQIRHLQQAVDRTTELSRQRLANLELSTVADKDKEACMEEILKLKSLLSTKREQIATLRAVLKANKQTAEVALANLKSKYDSEKAMVTETMMKLRNELKALKEDAATFSSLRAMFATRCDEYVTQLDDMQRQLAAAEDEKKTLNSLLRMAIQQKLALTQRLEDLEFDHEQARRNSATVGGKAKTKGKGASSNHH, from the exons ATGAGAGAG AACTCAGATCTGGCAGAGCTGCAGCGCAGTCAGCTGCGAGATGACATCAGAGAGTACAAGGTTCGGGAGGCTCGACTGCTGCAGGACTACAGTGAATTGGAGGAGGAGAACATCTCCCTTCAGAAACAAGTGTCTGTGCTGAGACAGAACCAG GTGGAATTTGAAGGTCTAAAGCATGAGATTCGCCGTCTGGAGGAGGACTCCCAGTGTCTACACAGCCAACTGGAGGAAGCCATGCGTCTGAGAGAAATCGCTGAGCGACAGCTGACGGAAGCTTTAGAGACCATCAAGACAGAGCGTGAGCAGAAAGCCACCCTGCGCAAAGAGCTCTCCCACTATATGACCATCGGTGGCTCTGTGTACAGCAGCTCTTTTAATATCTCCATCGATAACCCTAAACTGCATGAGGATCCCTCCACCATCACTGACCCTGACAACGATGATCTAATTAGAGGCTTTGAGAACGGCTTGGTCAAGGCAGGTGAAAGTGATGAAGACGACAGAACTGCAGTGAACAAGAGAGGAGAGGCCTTTAAGCCGGCTCCGAGCCTGGTGGACGACCTGCTGAGTGAACTCAACATCTCTGAGATACAGAAACTGAAGCAACAGCTTGTGCAG gTTGACCGAGAAAAAGCGGCTCTGATCAGCTCTCTGCAGGAGAGCCAGAAGCAGCTGGAACAGGCCTATGGCACTGTGTCTGAACAAAAGGAAACAGTCAACAGGCTGACTGAAAATCTTAGTGCAATGAGAAAACTGCAGGCTAGTAAGGAGCGCCAGTCTGCCCTTGACAGTGAGAAAGACAGGGACAGCCATGATGACGGAGACTACTACGAGCTGGACATCAACGGACCTGAGATTCTGCAGTGTAAATACACAGTGGCAGTGTCCGAGGCTGGAGAATTGAGGCAAGAGCTGAAGACGCTGAGGGCACGGTATGAGGAGTGTCGCACCCAGTATGAAGATGAACGAGCACGGTTGGAAAGCGATGTCCAAGACTTGAGGTCAAAGTTGATGTCGCTGGAGAAGACCAGCCAAGCAGATAAAGCAGAGGTGGCTCGTCTGGAGAAAGAGCTCCGTCTGGTCAGTGAGGCTGCTGGAGAATCACTTGGCAGTCTTAATGTGGCTCAAGATGAGCTCATAGCGTTCAGCGAAGAACTGGCCAATCTCTACAaccatgtgtgtatgtgcaacAATGAGACACCTAACCGTGTCATGCTGGACTACTACAAGGAAGGCAAGGCTTGGGTAAGGAGGGGACAAGAAGGGAAAGAGCACCAATCAGTACTTCTCACTAATGGGTTGATCAGTGAGACTGAACCTGGAAAGTTAGGCTCCAACAGCACCACAGTTACTGCAGCCCCAGAGCACCGCCCTGAACCCATGAATATCTATAACCTCGTAGCCATCATCAGGGACCAGATCCGCCATCTGCAGCAGGCAGTGGACCGCACCACAGAACTCTCACGTCAGAGACTTGCCAATCTGGAGCTGAGCACCGTggcagacaaagacaaagaagctTGCATGGAAGAGATTCTCAAACTGAAATCCCTGCTCAGCACCAAAAGGGAACAGATTGCCACTCTGAGAGCTGTGCTCAAGGCTAACAAACAG ACAGCTGAGGTTGCTCTGGCCAACCTCAAGAGTAAGTATGACAGTGAGAAGGCCATGGTGACAGAGACTATGATGAAGCTCCGTAATGAACTCAAGGCTCTGAAGGAGGATGCTGCTACCTTCTCTTCTCTTCGAGCCATGTTTGCTACAAG aTGTGATGAGTATGTGACCCAGCTGGATGACATGCAGAGGCAGCTGGCTGCAGCTGAGGATGAGAAGAAGACGCTGAATTCTCTGTTGCGTATGGCCATACAGCAGAAACTGGCATTAACTCAGCGCCTAGAGGACTTGGAGTTTGACCATGAGCAGGCGCGCCGCAACAGCGCCACAGTGGGAGGCAAGGCCAAAACAAAAGGCAAAGGAGCCTCATCTAACCATCAT TAA